A genome region from Polyodon spathula isolate WHYD16114869_AA chromosome 19, ASM1765450v1, whole genome shotgun sequence includes the following:
- the LOC121294454 gene encoding stabilizer of axonemal microtubules 2-like isoform X1: MTRQCVCELCNCGRHRCPHQPTGLFEQSEQPRSVTEYAEKYPEYEGVHPPQSMKPKQEYKAGRDLMDGTTTFKSDYIPFEVTRRPGRVQQEYKPGSGHIDLGTTYKLDYNPYKVQAFVAARPKEKLHATGAKLDTMPTYKDDFRAWEFSKRELTKPEPSYRPSSSKFANLTTFQNDFAPKGLVPRESFKPPNMARLSDAPFDSLTSHRISYIPHQLGVKYVKPKEDYKPSDQPFEDLTIHRRDFQGLPGELSKSCKPDFSKVASDARFDGSTEFRDRFQQWPVTLPKVHKLPEYVTPEGHMDLSTTSNMDYVGHKVQPFIPKRPISRGRRSSVPFQGNTTMKEDFRKWEIRKPEMIKNKEEMGTPTGKFDGLSTFQAHYIPHQLNPVQSFKPQNAAMRNLAPFYDGTMYRTEYTSKKPDLCPASFQDPPGYVFDDVDHRGHKYFHKMLTPLGSKSILTNGIPVLSEVAVMS; encoded by the exons ATGACGCGCCAATGTGTATGTGAACTCTGTAACTGTGG GCGCCACCGATGCCCACATCAGCCAACAGGGCTATTTGAGCAAAGCGAGCAGCCCCGCAGTGTGACTGAATATGCTGAGAAGTATCCCGAGTATGAGGGTGTCCACCCTCCACAAAGCATGAAACCCAAACAAGAGTACAAAGCAGGTCGGGATCTCATGGACGGAACCACCACTTTCAA GTCTGATTACATTCCGTTTGAAGTGACACGTCGTCCTGGCCGCGTGCAACAGGAGTATAAGCCGGGTTCTGGTCACATTGATCTTGGGACTACCTACAAACTGGACTACAACCCTTACAAGGTGCAAGCGTTTGTAGCTGCCAGGCCAAAAGAAAAGTTGCATGCAACTGGAGCAAAACTGGACACTATGCCAACTTACAAAg ATGATTTCAGAGCATGGGAATTCTCGAAGCGGGAACTAACCAAACCAGAACCATCCTACCGTCCTTCCTCGTCAAAGTTTGCGAATCTTACTACATTCCAAAATGATTTTGCTCCCAAAGGCCTTGTTCCCAGAGAAAGTTTTAAACCACCTAATATGGCCAGGCTCTCTGATGCCCCCTTTGACAGCCTCACAAGTCATCGCATTTCCTACATCCCTCATCAGCTCGGGGTGAAGTATGTCAAACCCAAGGAAGACTACAAACCAAGTGATCAACCTTTTGAAGATCTCACAATCCATCGGCGTGATTTTCAGGGACTGCCCGGGGAGCTCTCCAAGAGTTGCAAACCTGATTTCTCAAAGGTTGCCTCAGATGCCCGCTTCGATGGTAGCACTGAGTTCCGTGATCGCTTTCAGCAATGGCCTGTCACCTTGCCTAAGGTCCATAAGTTACCTGAATACGTCACTCCAGAAGGTCACATGGATTTGAGCACTACGTCCAATATGGATTACGTTGGGCATAAAGTTCAACCATTTATTCCAAAAAGGCCAATCTCTCGTGGAAGGAGAAGTAGTGTACCGTTCCAGGGAAACACCACCATGAAAGAAGACTTCAGGAAATGGGAAATACGTAAACCAGAGATGATCAAGAACAAGGAAGAAATGGGAACACCGACTGGAAAGTTCGATGGCTTGTCAACCTTTCAAGCTCATTATATCCCTCATCAGTTAAATCCAGTACAGAGCTTCAAGCCGCAAAATGCTGCCATGAGAAACTTGGCTCCATTTTATGATGGTACTATGTATCGCACAGAATATACTTCGAAGAAACCAGATTTATGTCCAGCAAGTTTTCAGGACCCACCAGGATatgtttttgatgatgttgaCCACCGTGGGCACAAGTACTTCCACAAGATGTTAACACCATTGGGTAGCAAATCCATTTTGACAAATGGAATACCTGTTCTCAGCGAGGTGGCTGTGATGTCATAA
- the LOC121294454 gene encoding stabilizer of axonemal microtubules 2-like isoform X2: MKPKQEYKAGRDLMDGTTTFKSDYIPFEVTRRPGRVQQEYKPGSGHIDLGTTYKLDYNPYKVQAFVAARPKEKLHATGAKLDTMPTYKDDFRAWEFSKRELTKPEPSYRPSSSKFANLTTFQNDFAPKGLVPRESFKPPNMARLSDAPFDSLTSHRISYIPHQLGVKYVKPKEDYKPSDQPFEDLTIHRRDFQGLPGELSKSCKPDFSKVASDARFDGSTEFRDRFQQWPVTLPKVHKLPEYVTPEGHMDLSTTSNMDYVGHKVQPFIPKRPISRGRRSSVPFQGNTTMKEDFRKWEIRKPEMIKNKEEMGTPTGKFDGLSTFQAHYIPHQLNPVQSFKPQNAAMRNLAPFYDGTMYRTEYTSKKPDLCPASFQDPPGYVFDDVDHRGHKYFHKMLTPLGSKSILTNGIPVLSEVAVMS, encoded by the exons ATGAAACCCAAACAAGAGTACAAAGCAGGTCGGGATCTCATGGACGGAACCACCACTTTCAA GTCTGATTACATTCCGTTTGAAGTGACACGTCGTCCTGGCCGCGTGCAACAGGAGTATAAGCCGGGTTCTGGTCACATTGATCTTGGGACTACCTACAAACTGGACTACAACCCTTACAAGGTGCAAGCGTTTGTAGCTGCCAGGCCAAAAGAAAAGTTGCATGCAACTGGAGCAAAACTGGACACTATGCCAACTTACAAAg ATGATTTCAGAGCATGGGAATTCTCGAAGCGGGAACTAACCAAACCAGAACCATCCTACCGTCCTTCCTCGTCAAAGTTTGCGAATCTTACTACATTCCAAAATGATTTTGCTCCCAAAGGCCTTGTTCCCAGAGAAAGTTTTAAACCACCTAATATGGCCAGGCTCTCTGATGCCCCCTTTGACAGCCTCACAAGTCATCGCATTTCCTACATCCCTCATCAGCTCGGGGTGAAGTATGTCAAACCCAAGGAAGACTACAAACCAAGTGATCAACCTTTTGAAGATCTCACAATCCATCGGCGTGATTTTCAGGGACTGCCCGGGGAGCTCTCCAAGAGTTGCAAACCTGATTTCTCAAAGGTTGCCTCAGATGCCCGCTTCGATGGTAGCACTGAGTTCCGTGATCGCTTTCAGCAATGGCCTGTCACCTTGCCTAAGGTCCATAAGTTACCTGAATACGTCACTCCAGAAGGTCACATGGATTTGAGCACTACGTCCAATATGGATTACGTTGGGCATAAAGTTCAACCATTTATTCCAAAAAGGCCAATCTCTCGTGGAAGGAGAAGTAGTGTACCGTTCCAGGGAAACACCACCATGAAAGAAGACTTCAGGAAATGGGAAATACGTAAACCAGAGATGATCAAGAACAAGGAAGAAATGGGAACACCGACTGGAAAGTTCGATGGCTTGTCAACCTTTCAAGCTCATTATATCCCTCATCAGTTAAATCCAGTACAGAGCTTCAAGCCGCAAAATGCTGCCATGAGAAACTTGGCTCCATTTTATGATGGTACTATGTATCGCACAGAATATACTTCGAAGAAACCAGATTTATGTCCAGCAAGTTTTCAGGACCCACCAGGATatgtttttgatgatgttgaCCACCGTGGGCACAAGTACTTCCACAAGATGTTAACACCATTGGGTAGCAAATCCATTTTGACAAATGGAATACCTGTTCTCAGCGAGGTGGCTGTGATGTCATAA